Proteins encoded together in one Hydrogenoanaerobacterium saccharovorans window:
- a CDS encoding early E1A protein, which yields MMWMLMTVKNANRGIDWGAARNARIAQNVLNLINTYRYEVAYNRTLGIDPALIDRPSPAAIAQLKVDIADLVARYEPRATLKTIHCAVNSSGNIETEVVIEV from the coding sequence GTGATGTGGATGCTAATGACCGTAAAAAACGCTAATCGCGGAATCGACTGGGGGGCTGCGAGGAATGCCCGCATTGCGCAGAACGTGCTGAATCTTATCAATACCTATCGTTACGAAGTAGCATACAACCGTACATTGGGGATTGACCCTGCACTGATTGACCGCCCGAGCCCTGCAGCAATTGCACAACTAAAGGTTGATATTGCCGATTTGGTTGCACGGTATGAGCCGCGCGCAACGCTTAAAACCATACACTGTGCCGTAAACAGCAGCGGGAATATAGAAACCGAGGTGGTGATAGAGGTTTGA